The following coding sequences lie in one Silene latifolia isolate original U9 population chromosome 5, ASM4854445v1, whole genome shotgun sequence genomic window:
- the LOC141655185 gene encoding L-type lectin-domain containing receptor kinase IX.1-like, translating into MSMLGLLGFKDKLGSVLAILSLDFEKGTGPRRFTYQELCRATNNFAAVWKLGEGGFGGVYYGFLDDPSREIAVKRISSGFKQGKKEYVSEVKVISRVRHRNLVQLLGWSHDRGEFLLVYEFMPKGSLDYHLYGSVQVALPWTVRYKVAHGLALALLYLHEEWEQCVVHRDIKSSNVMLDSNFNAKLGDFGLARLVDHGLTGSHTTVLAGTPVYMAPECLVTGKANKESDVYSFGVVALEIACGRRPVESNEDPNTVRMVEWVWTLYGKGTLLEAVDERLEGVFDTKQAECLMVVGLWCCHPDYSQRPSIRQVLNVLNQDSPLPILPSKLPVPTYFAPPMNMDVFSIDSSSAYTGSTATTSSSSKSVLAGTIPLLSQKTSV; encoded by the exons ATGTCAAT GTTAGGTCTACTTGGGTTTAAGGACAAATTAGGATCTGTATTGGCTATATTGTCATTAGACTTTGAGAAAGGTACCGGGCCAAGGAGGTTTACGTATCAGGAACTTTGTCGAGCAACCAACAACTTTGCAGCGGTATGGAAGCTAGGAGAGGGGGGTTTTGGAGGGGTTTACTATGGTTTCTTGGACGATCCAAGTAGGGAAATTGCGGTAAAGAGGATCTCAAGTGGATTCAAACAAGGCAAAAAGGAATATGTATCAGAGGTGAAGGTTATTAGCCGAGTGAGGCATAGGAATTTGGTTCAGCTTCTCGGGTGGTCCCATGATCGAGGTGAATTTCTTCTTGTTTACGAGTTTATGCCGAAGGGTAGTCTTGATTACCATCTTTACGGCAGCGTACAGGTTGCATTGCCATGGACAGTTAGGTACAAAGTTGCCCATGGATTGGCATTGGCCTTGCTGTATCTCCATGAAGAATGGGAACAGTGTGTAGTACATAGAGACATTAAGTCCAGTAATGTCATGCTTGACTCCAATTTTAATGCTAAACTCGGAGATTTTGGGCTAGCAAGACTTGTTGACCACGGGTTAACTGGGTCACACACAACCGTTTTAGCTGGTACACCAGTCTACATGGCTCCAGAATGCCTCGTTACAGGAAAGGCAAACAAAGAATCTGATGTTTATAGTTTTGGTGTAGTTGCCCTTGAAATCGCGTGTGGAAGACGACCTGTAGAGTCCAATGAAGACCCGAATACGGTACGGATGGTAGAATGGGTATGGACCCTCTACGGTAAAGGTACTCTTCTAGAAGCTGTCGATGAACGACTCGAAGGAGTCTTTGATACAAAGCAAGCTGAATGCTTAATGGTGGTGGGTTTGTGGTGTTGTCATCCAGACTACAGCCAAAGACCTTCAATCAGACAAGTTCTAAATGTTCTAAACCAGGATTCTCCTTTGCCAATTTTACCATCAAAGTTACCAGTTCCTACCTATTTCGCGCCTCCTATGAATATGGATGTGTTCTCCATCGACTCCTCATCTGCGTACACAGGCAGCACTGCCACCACAAGCTCTTCATCTAAGTCGGTCCTAGCTGGCACTATCCCTTTGCTGTCTCAGAAGACCAGTGTGTGA